AAGATTGGTTCCGCTCGTCGTTGTGCATCCCTTCCAGCCCGGACCTGCGGCGCATCCCCAGTAATTTTCAGTGACGTTAATGTGACCGGTGCATGCTGCTCCGTCAAAAGCGCAAATATTGGCGACGCCGACATGTCCGCCGAGCAGGTCGTTGAGATGCGCGTCTACCGTGCCGGGCGTATTGACCGCAATATCCACATCCTCGTCGCGGATTACGTTCTGCGAAATGATCGTGCCCCAAACCGGAGAACCGCCTCCGCCACTGTTGATGTTGATGCCCACCCGGCCAGGGGTGGCTGTATCGTCTACGTCAGCCAGGTTTCCCGCCACGTAGTTGCCGATGATCATGTTGCCGTCCATGTTGTCCGCCGGTGCTCCAAAAGCCGGGCCGACATGGGTATGAAGCGAGACCCCACCGATACCGTTCCCGGTCAGTGAGTTGTGAATGATCACGTTGTCCGATGCCCGGCCAGGACCGTTGCCATCCGAAAACAGGCCAACTCCCGCGCCGCCGACTTTCACTCCGTTATCGGCAGAAATGTTTTCGGCAATTGTGTTGTGATCGACGCCAAAGTGAGGTGCAAAGTGAGGCGGCGTCGAGCCAACCGGCGGATGCGAAGCCAGCACGATTCCGCAGTCCAGCGGGTTGTCCTTGACCGTATTGTGAATGATGAGATTGTCGTGGGTCTCCGCCGTCTCATCGCTGAGCAGGATGCCGTCGGCATTCCCCGTCATGAGGTTGCCTGAAGCAATCGACCCCTCCACCCCGATAAAGTGAAGCGCGCCGCCACAGTCGCCGTTCTCATCCGTCTCAAATGCGGGCTGTCCTGCACAACCACTCGCAACCGGCGAGAAGACAGGGCCAAATTTGTCGTTGTCAATCATGCGATTGTCGCGAACTGTGACGTCCGAAGCGCTTACGACCAGGACAGCTTCATATTGCGCATTCTCAACCGTGAATCCGGCAACCGTCACATGGCGGAGGCCGGGATTATCGTACCCGTCGACAAAGATGCCGTTTTCCAACCCAGTGGCGTCAATGATGGTTCTCTCGGCGCCCGCGCCGATCAGGGACAGGGGAATGCCAATCACGACATCCTCCTTGTACGTACCCGCTCGAACCTCAATCACGTCGTTCGCCGAAGCGTGACTGACCGCCGACTGAATCTTGGAGTAGCAACCGCTGGAACCTCCCTGGTTGACACAGAGGGTTGCGGACATACCGATCTGACAGATGACCGCAAACAGGGAGGCACAACACACGATGAGCGCCGACTTTCGCCGAATTTCAGGCATAGGAACTCCTCTTTCTGGGGGAGGACGGCATCCTTGCACGGTTTCCCGGCATTGGCAAGGTAAATATACGACACGAATGTCATATATCTGCCTGCACGCTTCTGTCCTGCCCTCTGCCTGAAAGCCGACCAGCGGGGCCATTGGAAGCGCGGTCCGGAGATTGGCATGCAGCCCGGTACAATGACAATATGTTTCGCGATTTGAAGCCGCTTTTTCGCTACATGGCGCGGTACCGCTGGGGCTACCTTTGGGGAACCCTGGCGCTGACGGCGACCAACGCCATCTGGGTGCTCTTTCCCAAGGTGATCGAAGCGGCGGTCAATGACATGAACCACATTGGCCTGAACGCCCCTGCAATGCGGCAGAAGATCCTCTTCTACGCCGGTCTGCTGGTCGGGATCGCACTGCTGAAGGGCGTCTTTCTCTACGCCTCGCGTTGGATACTCATCGGCATCTCGCGTGAAATCGAGTTCGACCTGCGCAACGACCTCTTTCGCCAGCTCGAAAAGCAGGACTACGCCTACTACCAGCGCTACCGCACCGGCGACATCATGGCCCGGCTGACCAATGACCTGAACGCCGTCCGCCAGTTGCTCGGCCCGGCGATCATGTACAGCGCCAACACCATCCTGTTCTCCGCATTCGCGCTGTATTTCCTGCTGCGCATCAGCCCGTGGCTGACGCTGGTGGCGCTCGCGCCCATGCCGGTAGCCAGCATTCTGGTTCAGTACTTCGGCGCGCGGATTCACGAGCGCTTCGAGCGCATTCAAGCCAGTTTTTCCGAGATCACTTCGCACGCGCAGGAGAATTTCTCCGGAGCGCGCCTGATCCGCGCCTTCGCCCGGGAAGATTCGCAGATTCAGTCCTTTGAAAAAGCCAATAGGGAATACATCGGCCGCGCGTTGCGTCTGGTGCAATTGATGGGCATGCTCTGGCCCACGCTGGAGTTCGTGCTAGGCGTGGCCATGGTGATCACGCTCTTTGCAGGCGGACGCCTCGTTCTCCAACACCGGATCGATGTCGGCAGTTTCATCGC
The sequence above is a segment of the Acidicapsa acidisoli genome. Coding sequences within it:
- a CDS encoding right-handed parallel beta-helix repeat-containing protein gives rise to the protein MPEIRRKSALIVCCASLFAVICQIGMSATLCVNQGGSSGCYSKIQSAVSHASANDVIEVRAGTYKEDVVIGIPLSLIGAGAERTIIDATGLENGIFVDGYDNPGLRHVTVAGFTVENAQYEAVLVVSASDVTVRDNRMIDNDKFGPVFSPVASGCAGQPAFETDENGDCGGALHFIGVEGSIASGNLMTGNADGILLSDETAETHDNLIIHNTVKDNPLDCGIVLASHPPVGSTPPHFAPHFGVDHNTIAENISADNGVKVGGAGVGLFSDGNGPGRASDNVIIHNSLTGNGIGGVSLHTHVGPAFGAPADNMDGNMIIGNYVAGNLADVDDTATPGRVGININSGGGGSPVWGTIISQNVIRDEDVDIAVNTPGTVDAHLNDLLGGHVGVANICAFDGAACTGHINVTENYWGCAAGPGWKGCTTTSGTNLLFTPWLHNPVADDDDGRGDHH